In Myxocyprinus asiaticus isolate MX2 ecotype Aquarium Trade chromosome 8, UBuf_Myxa_2, whole genome shotgun sequence, a single genomic region encodes these proteins:
- the LOC127445255 gene encoding testis-specific gene 10 protein-like — translation MLRARRSTSPVKGASTHRSPTRHSPVKSGTYDSELIRVLRERDELQNMLEKYERHLSETQGNVKVLTAERDKTRMHYQQAQEEIAALRREVMKSKAARGPKNSVTAQSILKRLEAERDEATSDLHRMSTERDSLRERLKISQETAISERAHLEQRVEDLQAAVLTLEQERGDQKGRQVEMRETMIGLEEEVHTIGRKLNASDEELSRLRNECSSLRLSNSQMESSLSENQWRLTSRTGELQNIQEKNKLLDEKNESLVRQVTALQEDVSTLQGRISELDQQRNTLQVQLGKKTDLLCTANNQLNEKEKTIRGLKLRSEDLETTLIAQKETVIGKERELDVLKRKMSDSEKEVVAMMKVKDALLKENIKLRDDHDKAHLDKQALQLKLEKANQEIEYLQGKVHDHIADISRTEDLLSVKVESLKQKEGECRDLQESRRKASVQVESLEKQARQAETTITELRLELCNSNSEILRLKERAGSLESSLQEALSAERSCNSQLSQLNLKLIHLEDDFRQAQTEHTQVQSDLEKTRELCIKLDASKEAVQHELESCRSEMEQFQKQLASERLSVQSLESLLVSAREKELQRQLTSQERQTEIQILKDKLSMADSKVSCQSREMAQLRTRSAELEGDLEMTKRHLSTECYERERAVQELHRQGLSAIYPVLSSTMRSLSPSRHRFLSPHKSWSPERSDHNSSDSLLVSHHPNRSQTFTDLYG, via the exons ATGCTGAGGGCTCGTCGCTCTACCAGCCCCGTCAAAGGGGCATCAACCCACAGGAGTCCAACCAGACACTCACCTGTTAAA AGTGGCACTTATGACTCAGAGCTGATAAGGGTTTTACGAGAAAGAGATGAGCTGCAAAACATGTTGGAGAAGTACGAGCGCCACCTCTCAGAGACCCAGGGCAACGTTAAAGTGCTCACAGCTGAACGGGACAAAACCAGAATGCACTACCAGCAG GCTCAAGAGGAAATAGCTGCTCTACGGCGAGAAGTGATGAAGTCAAAGGCGGCGCGAGGGCCCAAGAACAGTGTGACCGCTCAGAGTATCCTAAAACGACTGGAAGCTGAACGGGATGAGGCTACATCGGACCTCCACCGCATGTCTACAGAGAGAGATAGTCTGCGAGAGAGACTCaag ATCTCTCAGGAGACGGCCATCAGTGAGAGAGCTCACCTGGAGCAGAGGGTGGAGGACCTGCAGGCTGCTGTACTCACA CTGGAGCAGGAGCGGGGGGACCAGAAGGGCAGGCAAGTTGAGATGAGGGAGACTATGATTGGTCTGGAGGAGGAAGTTCACACAATTGGCCGAAAACTCAACGCCAGCGATGAGGAGCTCAGCCGTCTGCGGAATGAGTGCAGTAGTCTCAG ACTGTCAAACAGTCAGATGGAAAGCTCTCTGAGTGAGAATCAATGGAGACTGACCAGCAGGACTGGAGAGCTGCAAAACATTCAGGAGAAAAACAAATTGCTGGATGAGAAGAATG AGTCTCTGGTGAGGCAGGTGACTGCTCTGCAGGAAGATGTTAGCACACTGCAGGGTAGAATCTCAGAGCTGGACCAGCAAAGAAACACACTGCAGGTGCAGCTAGGGAAGAAGACTGATCTGCTCTGCACAGCAAATAACCAGCTGAATGAGAAG GAGAAAACCATCAGGGGTTTGAAGCTGAGATCTGAGGATCTTGAGACAACTCTGAT AGCTCAGAAGGAGACAGTGATTGGCAAAGAAAGAGAGCTGGATGTTCTGAAGAGGAAGATGTCAGACTCTGAAAAAGAGGTGGTTGCAATGATGAAAGTCAAAGATGCCTTGTTGAAGGAGAATATTAAGCTCAGGGACGACCATGACAAAGCACATCTGGACAAGCAG GCTCTACAGCTCAAGCTGGAGAAAGCTAATCAGGAAATAGAATACTTGCAGGGAAAAGTACATGATCACATTGCTGACATCTCACGCACTGAAGATCTGCTGTCTGTTAAGGTTGAGTCACTTAAACAAAAG GAGGGTGAGTGCAGGGATCTGCAAGAGTCTCGAAGGAAAGCATCTGTTCAGGTGGAGAGCTTGGAAAAACAGGCCAGACAGGCTGAAACCACCATCACTGAACTCCGTCTTGAGCTTTGCAACTCTAACTCAGAGATACTTCGTCTCAAAGAAAGAGCAGGCAGCTTAGAGAGCAGCCTGCAAGAG GCATTGAGTGCAGAGCGAAGCTGTAATAGTCAGCTGTCTCAGCTGAATCTAAAGCTCATTCATTTGGAGGACGATTTCCGGCAGGCCCAGACTGAGCACACACAGGTGCAGTCTGACCTGGAAAAAACAAGAGAACTCTGCATCAAACTGGATGCCAGCAAAGAGGCT GTGCAGCATGAGCTGGAGTCATGCCGTTCTGAGATGGAACAGTTTCAGAAGCAGCTGGCCAGTGAACGTCTCTCTGTTCAGAGTCTGGAGAGCCTGCTGGTGTCTGCACGAGAAAAGGAGCTACAGAGACAACTCACTTCTCAGGAAAGACAGACTGAAATACAAATATTGAAAGACAAACTCAGCATGGCTGACAGCAAAGT GAGCTGTCAGAGTAGGGAAATGGCTCAGCTGAGGACACGATCAGCCGAGCTGGAGGGAGATCTTGAGATGACAAAGAGACACCTGTCCACTGAGTGCTATGAGAG ggagcGTGCAGTACAGGAGCTGCACAGGCAGGGTCTCTCAGCGATATATCCTGTCCTTTCCTCCACTATGCGCTCCTTATCCCCTTCCCGTCATCGCTTTCTGAGCCCTCATAAATCCTGGTCTCCAGAACGCTCTGATCACAACTCATCTGACTCTCTGCTTGTGTCACACCACCCCAACAG GAGTCAGACTTTCACAGATCTTTACGGCTGA